One window of Triticum dicoccoides isolate Atlit2015 ecotype Zavitan chromosome 5A, WEW_v2.0, whole genome shotgun sequence genomic DNA carries:
- the LOC119301179 gene encoding uncharacterized protein LOC119301179, translated as MNSQMIFEIEGVWVDQKTITLSFKPGGWINPRVIGCFSKLKNKGQLDRGRKGLLRNSEIVEHIVSIDDMEKLMNPMLNHSDPANQLILQESNVGFSLLNASLVKMPVFKEKQWILIIANFIVKFFDIMNPYYSGDTFLPTISAVIYNFKVLFAATYGNSSSFNIGNFESRFVPAPKVNFRISTYSSEALKANLYSFCI; from the exons ATGAACAGCCAAATGATATTTGAGATTGAAGGAGTTTGGGTGGATCAGAAAACTATAACTCTATCATTCAAGCCTGGTGGTTGGATAAACCCTCGGGTTATTGGCTGTTTTTCAAAACTAAAGAACAAAGGCCAGCTGGACCGAGGAAGAAAAGGCCTCCTACGAAACAGCGAAATAGTGGAGCACATAGTTAGCATTGACGACATG GAGAAGCTAATGAACCCAATGCTAAATCATTCAGATCCTGCAAACCAACTAATCTTACAGGAAAGTAATGTTGGCTTCAGTTTATTGAATGCTTCCTTG GTAAAAATGCCCGTATTCAAGGAAAAACAATGGATTTTAATCATTGCTAATTTCATAGTCAAATTTTTTGATATCATGAACCCGTACTACAGTGGCGATACATTTCTACCAACAATTAGTGCTGTTATCTACAACTTCAAGGTTTTGTTTGCTGCTACATACGGAAATTCTAGTTCTTTCAACATAGGAAATTTTGAATCAAGATTTGTACCAGCTCCCAAGGTCAATTTCAG GATTTCCACATATTCAAGTGAAGCTTTGAAGGCCAATCTTTACTCGTTCTGCATATGA